One Halobacterium sp. DL1 DNA window includes the following coding sequences:
- a CDS encoding GMP synthase (type-1 glutamine amidotransferase domain; functions to produce GMP from XMP in the IMP pathway), with protein sequence MTRILVVDNHGQFTHLEHRLLRDMDGVDAELVANTTPPEDLDADGLVLSGGPDMADIGRCPDYLDLDIPVFGICLGMQIIAAELGGRVESGDYGGYADVNVRILDEDDPLLGSLAPDTRVWASHADEVVELPEGFTRTAESDICGVEAMSDTDRDLYGVQFHPEVAHTEEGEAVFENFLRICE encoded by the coding sequence ATGACCCGCATCCTCGTCGTCGACAACCACGGGCAGTTCACCCACCTGGAGCACAGGCTGCTCCGGGACATGGACGGGGTGGACGCCGAGCTCGTGGCGAACACGACGCCTCCCGAGGACCTCGACGCGGACGGCCTCGTACTCTCCGGCGGCCCCGACATGGCCGACATCGGTCGCTGTCCCGACTACCTCGACCTCGACATCCCCGTCTTCGGCATCTGTCTCGGCATGCAGATCATCGCGGCCGAACTCGGCGGCCGCGTCGAGTCCGGCGACTACGGCGGCTACGCCGACGTGAACGTCAGGATCCTCGACGAGGACGACCCGCTGCTCGGGTCGCTCGCGCCCGACACCCGCGTCTGGGCGAGCCACGCCGACGAGGTCGTCGAACTGCCCGAGGGGTTCACGCGCACCGCCGAGAGCGACATCTGCGGCGTCGAAGCGATGTCGGACACCGACCGCGACCTCTACGGCGTGCAGTTCCACCCCGAGGTCGCCCACACGGAGGAGGGCGAGGCGGTGTTCGAGAACTTCCTCCGTATCTGCGAGTAG
- a CDS encoding membrane protein, with the protein MTETQGELASLSKYIFRAPRWYTSVALSLVIAALAGIAAFDSQYVLEDAWQGVFFIAVPTIVASLATTPVDRFFGGQLTYNRSSLLAVACEVLVVIVLVTAGVIAVLVPRFGQNFVFDSLIAALALVFAVRFLVVLAVSRNSPIVAAIPASIQTATGGVLLFVYSGTMNFLTGGGPLVGAYLSRPSRAPPEIQYAFAPQDFLLLVLMTTLYGLTAYAFVVIVDRPWKRSLGVSVLDFIRGFIGHIAEGTRELEDFFEQIGEEAVVPVTVLSFRRTSDETEKARFVLPMIHPGPMGEIGGGNLPQRVAETSTGLAFPPHATAGHDFNLVTEREVDTLIETAERAFEKIEYTEQATDSVRVQEGDAKLLGQAVDDRALIVSTYAPEFADDVEYAVGLSAAAEARVEGMDDVLLADAHNCNNGLDGDDLGHVYPGSKRSFDMIQAAGEVARRIRDAPDRDMRLGTAWDRTTWRPTDGIGPLGVRVAVLETGDQRTAYVLVDGNNMEPGLREQLIDALDAVDHAEVMTTDTHIVNTVESSNQVGAALDWDELTALVSELTEEAIEDLEPVEGGMASERAEVTVFGNDRTETLASHANAVIAMSGAIAVLAVLATVTISVLIFFLT; encoded by the coding sequence ATGACTGAGACCCAGGGCGAACTGGCCAGCCTCTCGAAGTACATCTTCCGCGCGCCGCGGTGGTACACCAGCGTCGCGCTCTCGCTGGTCATCGCTGCCCTCGCCGGCATCGCGGCCTTCGACAGCCAGTACGTCCTGGAGGACGCCTGGCAGGGCGTCTTCTTCATCGCCGTGCCGACCATCGTCGCCAGCCTCGCGACGACGCCGGTCGACCGGTTCTTCGGCGGCCAGTTGACGTACAACCGCTCCTCGCTGCTCGCGGTGGCCTGCGAGGTGCTCGTGGTCATCGTGCTCGTGACCGCGGGGGTCATCGCCGTGCTCGTCCCCCGGTTCGGGCAGAACTTCGTCTTCGACTCGCTCATCGCGGCGCTCGCGCTCGTGTTCGCCGTCCGCTTCCTCGTCGTCCTCGCGGTGTCTCGGAACTCGCCCATCGTCGCCGCTATCCCCGCCAGCATCCAGACCGCGACGGGGGGCGTCCTCCTGTTCGTCTACAGCGGGACGATGAACTTCCTCACCGGGGGCGGCCCCCTCGTGGGCGCCTACCTCTCGCGGCCGAGTCGCGCACCCCCCGAGATCCAGTACGCGTTCGCGCCGCAGGACTTCCTGCTGCTCGTGCTGATGACGACGCTGTACGGCCTGACGGCGTACGCGTTCGTCGTCATCGTCGACCGCCCGTGGAAGCGCAGCCTCGGCGTGAGCGTCCTCGACTTCATCCGCGGGTTCATCGGCCACATCGCGGAGGGAACTCGGGAACTGGAGGACTTCTTCGAACAGATCGGCGAGGAGGCAGTCGTCCCGGTCACCGTCCTCTCGTTCCGCCGGACGAGCGACGAGACGGAGAAGGCCCGCTTCGTCCTGCCGATGATCCACCCCGGCCCGATGGGCGAGATCGGCGGCGGCAACCTCCCCCAGCGCGTCGCGGAGACGTCGACGGGGCTGGCGTTCCCACCCCACGCGACCGCTGGCCACGACTTCAACCTCGTCACCGAGCGGGAGGTGGACACGCTCATCGAGACAGCCGAGCGTGCCTTCGAGAAGATCGAGTACACCGAGCAGGCGACCGACTCGGTCCGCGTCCAGGAGGGCGACGCGAAACTCCTCGGACAGGCTGTCGACGACCGCGCTCTCATCGTCTCCACGTACGCCCCCGAGTTCGCAGACGACGTCGAGTACGCGGTCGGCCTGTCGGCGGCGGCCGAGGCCCGCGTCGAGGGGATGGACGACGTGCTACTCGCGGACGCGCACAACTGCAACAACGGCCTCGACGGCGACGACCTCGGCCACGTCTACCCCGGCAGCAAGCGCTCGTTCGACATGATCCAGGCCGCGGGCGAGGTCGCGCGCCGGATTCGGGACGCCCCCGACCGCGACATGCGCCTCGGCACAGCGTGGGACCGCACGACGTGGCGCCCCACCGACGGCATCGGGCCGCTCGGCGTGCGCGTCGCCGTCCTCGAGACGGGCGACCAGCGCACCGCCTACGTCCTCGTCGACGGCAACAACATGGAACCGGGCCTCCGCGAGCAGTTGATCGACGCGCTCGACGCTGTCGACCACGCCGAGGTGATGACGACGGACACCCACATCGTGAACACCGTCGAGTCCTCGAACCAGGTCGGCGCCGCCCTCGACTGGGACGAACTCACGGCCCTCGTCAGCGAACTCACCGAGGAGGCCATCGAGGACCTCGAACCCGTCGAGGGCGGGATGGCCAGCGAGCGCGCGGAGGTCACCGTATTCGGCAACGACCGGACGGAGACACTCGCCAGCCACGCTAACGCCGTTATCGCCATGAGCGGCGCGATAGCCGTCCTGGCGGTGCTAGCGACGGTCACGATCAGCGTCCTCATCTTCTTCCTGACCTGA
- a CDS encoding prefoldin subunit beta, which yields MQGNLPPEAQEKLEQLQDLQEKAQTVAAQKQQAESQLSEAQTALDALEDIDSGTTMYREVGELLVETDYDDANEDLEEKVDDLEIRVETLQKQEERVQEQFESLQEELQNMLGGAGGAMGGPSA from the coding sequence ATGCAGGGTAATCTTCCGCCCGAGGCACAGGAGAAACTCGAACAGCTTCAGGACCTTCAGGAGAAGGCCCAGACTGTCGCGGCCCAGAAGCAGCAGGCCGAGAGTCAGCTCTCGGAAGCCCAGACCGCACTCGACGCCCTCGAAGACATCGACAGCGGCACCACGATGTACCGCGAGGTCGGCGAGCTCCTCGTGGAGACCGACTACGACGACGCCAACGAGGACCTCGAGGAGAAGGTCGACGACCTCGAGATCCGCGTCGAGACCCTCCAGAAGCAGGAGGAGCGCGTCCAGGAGCAGTTCGAGAGCCTCCAGGAGGAGCTCCAGAACATGCTCGGCGGCGCCGGCGGCGCCATGGGCGGTCCGAGCGCGTAA
- a CDS encoding rpo operon protein — MHSTELVFDYDSAALARTVERSVAVEAGDIEGDRSEATVKRDDETVTVTVDATDLTALRAGNNTWLTLVEVAERAATAAGESR, encoded by the coding sequence GTGCACTCCACGGAGCTGGTTTTCGACTACGACTCGGCCGCTCTCGCACGAACTGTCGAGCGCAGCGTGGCCGTCGAGGCGGGCGACATCGAGGGAGACCGTAGCGAAGCGACCGTCAAGCGCGACGACGAGACCGTCACCGTGACGGTGGACGCGACGGACCTCACCGCACTCCGCGCGGGGAACAATACCTGGCTGACGCTCGTGGAGGTAGCGGAACGCGCGGCAACTGCGGCGGGCGAAAGCCGGTAA
- the rpoP gene encoding DNA-directed RNA polymerase subunit P (DNA-dependent RNA polymerase catalyzes the transcription of DNA into RNA using the four ribonucleoside triphosphates as substrates), with translation MAYKCSRCKRDVELDEYGGVRCPYCGHRVLLKERSRDVKEVHVE, from the coding sequence ATGGCGTACAAGTGCTCCCGCTGTAAGCGAGACGTCGAGCTCGACGAATACGGCGGCGTGCGCTGTCCCTACTGCGGCCACCGCGTCCTCCTGAAGGAGCGGAGCCGCGACGTGAAGGAAGTCCACGTCGAGTAA
- a CDS encoding 50S ribosomal protein L37, with protein sequence MAKKGSTGSAGRFGARYGRVSRRRVSEIEDDMNDDHVCPDCGAANVSRQGTGIWQCAKCNYKYAGGAYRPQTPGGKTVSRSIRAALGESEESVDLDDVDTEETEE encoded by the coding sequence ATGGCTAAGAAGGGCTCCACCGGGAGTGCCGGCCGATTCGGCGCGCGCTACGGCCGCGTCTCTCGCCGCCGGGTTTCCGAGATCGAGGACGACATGAACGACGACCACGTCTGCCCCGACTGCGGCGCTGCGAACGTCTCGCGGCAGGGGACGGGCATCTGGCAGTGTGCCAAGTGCAACTACAAGTACGCCGGCGGCGCGTACCGCCCGCAGACGCCGGGTGGCAAGACCGTCTCGCGCTCGATTCGCGCGGCGCTCGGCGAGAGCGAGGAGTCTGTCGACCTCGACGACGTCGACACCGAAGAGACCGAGGAGTAA
- a CDS encoding metal-binding protein, whose protein sequence is MECGRCGTPLEKPGDYCLVCDTANCDTVVAACDRDHATLTFLDEESVVGRTDIATVPEEGGEAGVVELRNFAGRVADEIRRKRPEEVFVAGDHDVISAVRADLRYEVFRVPSEDPVESVLERRGERSLDVVDAPAGEKIGGRHSTVIGNRDGQRAIRTVAGHPNVKKVIPGPIDAGGSGSRTGVRAKVTRADDNGNLRLLVRDGSSVQENRVVTTAMDRDTGERVRTDLNEALGETDLRE, encoded by the coding sequence ATGGAGTGTGGGCGGTGTGGAACGCCACTGGAGAAGCCGGGCGACTACTGCCTGGTCTGTGACACCGCCAATTGCGACACCGTCGTCGCCGCCTGCGACCGCGACCACGCCACGCTCACGTTCCTCGACGAGGAGAGCGTGGTCGGTCGCACGGACATCGCAACCGTCCCCGAGGAGGGCGGCGAGGCGGGCGTCGTCGAACTGCGGAACTTCGCGGGCCGCGTCGCCGACGAAATCAGACGAAAGCGCCCGGAGGAGGTGTTCGTCGCGGGCGACCACGACGTCATCTCCGCGGTGCGCGCGGACCTCCGCTACGAGGTGTTCCGCGTGCCCAGCGAGGACCCCGTCGAGAGCGTCCTCGAGCGCCGCGGCGAACGCTCGCTGGATGTGGTGGACGCCCCCGCCGGGGAGAAAATCGGCGGTCGCCACTCGACGGTCATCGGGAACCGGGACGGCCAACGAGCGATTCGTACGGTGGCCGGCCACCCGAACGTGAAGAAGGTGATTCCCGGCCCCATCGACGCCGGCGGCTCGGGCTCCCGGACGGGCGTCCGCGCGAAGGTCACTCGCGCCGACGACAACGGCAACCTCCGACTGCTCGTGCGCGACGGCTCCAGCGTCCAGGAGAACCGCGTCGTCACCACAGCGATGGACCGCGATACCGGCGAGCGGGTGCGCACAGACCTCAACGAGGCGCTCGGCGAGACGGACCTGCGGGAGTAG